Below is a window of Candidatus Atribacteria bacterium ADurb.Bin276 DNA.
GTGTTAATGGTAAGTATGTCTTCTCTTGCTTTTGGTCAGGAGAAACCAGCCGAGGGCATGTACTTTCGTTTAGTAACCCATGGTGGAGATGACCCCTTCTGGGCGGTCGTTCAACAGGGTATGTTGGATGCGGCCAAAGAATTAGGATGCCAGGTTGATATTGATTTAGCTGGTTCAGACTTAGCCCTGCAGCAAAAAAGACTTGCTGAAGCTGTCGCTCAAAAACCGAATGGAATTGCTTTAGTTGTTAATGATGATACTGCCTGGGATAAGCCGGTAGAGGAAGCTTTAGCTGCAGGCATACCAGTTATTGGAATAAATAACGACGATTCTCAGGGTCCCGCCGGAAATAAGCGTCTTTGCTATATCGGACAGAGTGAAGAAAGAGCCGGATACATGATCGGGTTACGCTTGTTCCAGGAAGCAAAAGAGAAGGGAATTGATCTCTCCAAAGCTCACGTAGCTATGCCGGTTGAAGTTCCGGGAGCCAATTACGGTGTCGTTCGTTCTAATGGTATTAAAAGAGCGGGAGAAGAATTTGGAATCACTTCGTTTGAGATTATTGATGGTGGCGGTTTGGAAATGACCACCATGGAACAAAGAGAAACTTCCTATCTCTTAGCTCATCCAGAAACTACTTTTATGATCGGTTTAGGTGGAATCGCTACTGACCGCTTGACAGATTCTCTTAAAGCTGCTGGTAAAGAACCAGGCGAGGTTATTGCTGGAGGATTTGATACCACCGCTGCAACTCTGAATGGACTGCGGGAAGGATACATAACCGCAACTATTGATCAGCAGCAATACCTGCAGGGTTATTATGCAGTATATGTACTTTATCTCTACAATAAATTCGGATTTACTCCAAATATTGATACTGGTGGATATTTAGTTGATAGTATTGAGAAGATCGATTTGATCGAGAAACTTTCTCCCATGCATGTTAGATAATTTTGGTTCCGGCTGGTTGCTATAGTAACCAGCCGGAATTTTCTGATGATCTACCATACCATATAATAAAAGAGGTCGGAAGATGAACTCCTTACGAAAATTATTGACCTTCCGCTCATCAAATACTTTATGGGTATTTATCGCCTTAGTTGTAGTTTTTTCTCTTTTTACACCCAATAAGATTTTTATTAATGTACGGAATATTTCTGCCATTGGAAAGCTTTTTCCCGATCTAGGGATTATTACTCTCGGGGTTGGGATGTTAATGATCTGTGGAGAATTTGATCTATCGGTGGCGTCAGTACTTCCTTTTTGTTCCTATGTATTTGCCCGTCTACTTTTTATCGGTACCAGTCCTTTAATCAGTTTTATCGTTGCTATTTTAGTAGGCATGGCTTTAGGGTATTTAAATGGATTTATTACGGTGAAAACCCGGATGCCTTCGTTTATTACTACCTTAGGAACTCTATGGTTTTGGAGAGGAATTCTCTATGTTTGGTCAAAAATGATGCCCATGAGTATACGGACTTATGTTCCCAATAACACTCCTTTTCAATTAGCTATGGCTGGTAATTTAACCCCTTTTTTTCCTATCCAGGTACTGTGGTTTCTAATTTTTGCTGTGATACTGGGTATTATTCTTCATTATCATCGCTTTGGAAACTGGGTATTTGCTACTGGAGATAATCGAGATGCGGCTCGAGCAATGGGAATCAAAACCGATTGGGTTAAAATTATCTGTTATGTCATCGTAGGTGCTTTATGCGGTTTCTGTGCTTGCATGCAAGCGGTTCGGCTCGGTTCTTTTGCGGCAACACAGGGAGTTAATTTTGAATTTAAAGCAGTTGCCGCCTGTGTGGTCGGAGGGACTTCTCTCCGGGGAGGAATTGGAAGTATGTTAGGAATTGTTTTAGGGGCACTCATTATTCCAATTATTGATAATGGTCTCATACTCATGAGAGTTCCGGTGTTTGCTATTAGTGCTTTCATTGGTTTAGCAACCGTTCTGTTTGTTTTGCTAAATACTTACATTGAAAGAAAAATGAGGTAATTCACATCTTTTAAAGTGAGGTTTAACCGATGACAACAGAAGCCAATCAGAATAGTGATATGGTGAAAATGGTCGACATCCATAAATGGTTTGGTCGGGTATACGCTCTGAGAGGGATTGATTTTAACCTCAAACGAGGTGAAACCTTAGGTTTATTAGGAGATAATGGTGCTGGTAAATCGACCTTGATCAAAATTCTTTCTGGGTATCATGTTGCCGATAGGGGAGAAATTTATTTTGATGGAAAAAAAGCTCTGATTCACTCTCCCCGTGATGCACGAAAGCTTGGGATTGAGACGGTTTACCAAGAACAAGCCTTAGCTCCCAATTTAAGTATTTCAAGAAATATATTTATGGGTCGAGAACCGTTGAAGGGGTTGGGGTTACTGGATAAAAAAGTCATGGACGAGGAAAGCATGCAAGCCCTTAAGCATTTAGGGCTTCGTTTACGGTCACCTGACGTCCCGGTCATTACCCTTTCAGGTGGAGAGCGGCAAGGTGTTGCAATTGCTCGAGCTATCCATTTCAAAGCCAAATGTGTCATTCTCGATGAACCAACCGTGGCTCTTTCGGTAAAAGAAGTCAATGAAGTTTTAGAATTCATTCGTCAAATCAAACGTGAGGGAATATCATCCATTTTTATTACCCACAACCTCTATCATGTCTATGATATTGCCGAACGGTTTGTGGTTATGGCTCGAGGAAGAAAAATGGCCGATGTAAAGAAAGAGGAAGTGACTCGTGATAACCTTTCTGACTTAGTAATAAAAAGTGCTATGGTTGAATAAAATGGAATTTCTGGGAGAAAGGAGCAATGGGAAAACCGGTGAAACAGCAAAATAGTTATTTAAAAAAATTATTAACCACCCGGTCGTTTAGTATCCTGGTGGTTTTGATAGCGCTTCTCATTATATTTACAGTTTTTTCTCCCGGTGGTAACTTTATTAATGCTGAAAATATAAAGGTACTCCTGGCTTACGGTTCAGAATTCAGTATTATTGCCTTAGGAGTCGGCGTCCTAATGATTGCCGGAGAGTTTGACTTGTCGATTGGATCCATCCTGGTTTTTTGCTCATATCTTTTCTTGATATTTTTTAAACTTAACCTTAATTATTTTGTCGTCTTAGCATTGACCATCTTAGGGGGTATTGCCCTTGGCTATATCAATGCCATAGTCACAACCAAAGGTCATATTCCATCCTTTATAACTACCTTAGGAACCATGATGTTATGGAGGGGATTAACCCTCTGGTTTTCAGGAGGTCTGCAACAAGCTTG
It encodes the following:
- a CDS encoding TMAO reductase system periplasmic protein TorT; the protein is MKNWLILLIITVLMVSMSSLAFGQEKPAEGMYFRLVTHGGDDPFWAVVQQGMLDAAKELGCQVDIDLAGSDLALQQKRLAEAVAQKPNGIALVVNDDTAWDKPVEEALAAGIPVIGINNDDSQGPAGNKRLCYIGQSEERAGYMIGLRLFQEAKEKGIDLSKAHVAMPVEVPGANYGVVRSNGIKRAGEEFGITSFEIIDGGGLEMTTMEQRETSYLLAHPETTFMIGLGGIATDRLTDSLKAAGKEPGEVIAGGFDTTAATLNGLREGYITATIDQQQYLQGYYAVYVLYLYNKFGFTPNIDTGGYLVDSIEKIDLIEKLSPMHVR
- the rbsC_8 gene encoding Ribose transport system permease protein RbsC, with protein sequence MNSLRKLLTFRSSNTLWVFIALVVVFSLFTPNKIFINVRNISAIGKLFPDLGIITLGVGMLMICGEFDLSVASVLPFCSYVFARLLFIGTSPLISFIVAILVGMALGYLNGFITVKTRMPSFITTLGTLWFWRGILYVWSKMMPMSIRTYVPNNTPFQLAMAGNLTPFFPIQVLWFLIFAVILGIILHYHRFGNWVFATGDNRDAARAMGIKTDWVKIICYVIVGALCGFCACMQAVRLGSFAATQGVNFEFKAVAACVVGGTSLRGGIGSMLGIVLGALIIPIIDNGLILMRVPVFAISAFIGLATVLFVLLNTYIERKMR
- the rbsA_4 gene encoding Ribose import ATP-binding protein RbsA, whose amino-acid sequence is MTTEANQNSDMVKMVDIHKWFGRVYALRGIDFNLKRGETLGLLGDNGAGKSTLIKILSGYHVADRGEIYFDGKKALIHSPRDARKLGIETVYQEQALAPNLSISRNIFMGREPLKGLGLLDKKVMDEESMQALKHLGLRLRSPDVPVITLSGGERQGVAIARAIHFKAKCVILDEPTVALSVKEVNEVLEFIRQIKREGISSIFITHNLYHVYDIAERFVVMARGRKMADVKKEEVTRDNLSDLVIKSAMVE